The following coding sequences are from one Aquipuribacter hungaricus window:
- a CDS encoding ATP-dependent sacrificial sulfur transferase LarE, with the protein MSSTTHPVPAPVVRDPEVLADALVGALAGAGSVLVAFSGGADSALVLAGAVRALGPDRVAAATAVSDAVPGAEVLAARRLADDLGVGWHEPRTDEMAREGYRANGGDRCYFCKTELMSVLVPLAQELGLAHVATGTNADDLRAGFRPGIRAAAEVGALTPLADAGLSKAEVRALSAHWGLPTWDKPAAACLSSRIAYGIPITPALLHRVERAEADVRALLGDRVRDLRVRDLGDGTARVELDAACLESLDGAGRTAVAAAVRAHGHAEVELRAFRSGAMNDLLAAPDRFR; encoded by the coding sequence GTGAGCAGCACCACGCACCCCGTCCCTGCGCCCGTCGTCCGGGACCCCGAGGTGCTCGCCGACGCGCTGGTCGGCGCGCTCGCGGGCGCCGGGTCCGTGCTGGTCGCCTTCTCCGGCGGCGCCGACTCCGCCCTCGTCCTGGCCGGTGCCGTGCGCGCCCTCGGCCCGGACCGGGTGGCCGCCGCGACCGCCGTGTCCGACGCCGTGCCCGGTGCGGAGGTGCTCGCCGCCCGCCGCCTCGCCGACGACCTGGGCGTCGGCTGGCACGAGCCGCGCACCGACGAGATGGCGCGCGAGGGCTACCGCGCCAACGGCGGGGACCGCTGCTACTTCTGCAAGACCGAGCTCATGTCGGTGCTCGTGCCGCTGGCGCAGGAGCTGGGCCTGGCCCACGTCGCGACCGGGACCAACGCCGACGACCTGCGCGCAGGGTTCCGCCCGGGCATCCGCGCCGCCGCCGAGGTCGGGGCGCTCACCCCGCTCGCCGACGCGGGCCTCAGCAAGGCCGAGGTGCGCGCGCTGTCCGCCCACTGGGGCCTGCCGACGTGGGACAAGCCCGCCGCGGCGTGCCTGAGCAGCCGCATCGCCTACGGCATCCCCATCACCCCGGCGCTGCTGCACCGCGTCGAGCGCGCCGAGGCCGACGTCCGGGCGCTGCTCGGGGACCGGGTGCGCGACCTGCGCGTCCGCGACCTCGGTGACGGCACCGCCAGGGTCGAGCTGGACGCCGCGTGCCTGGAGTCGCTGGACGGCGCGGGGCGCACGGCCGTCGCCGCCGCGGTGCGCGCCCACGGCCACGCCGAGGTGGAGCTACGGGCCTTCCGCTCCGGGGCGATGAACGACCTGCTCGCCGCCCCCGACCGCTTCCGCTAG